One Oncorhynchus keta strain PuntledgeMale-10-30-2019 unplaced genomic scaffold, Oket_V2 Un_contig_29434_pilon_pilon, whole genome shotgun sequence genomic window carries:
- the LOC127923370 gene encoding LOW QUALITY PROTEIN: induced myeloid leukemia cell differentiation protein Mcl-1-like (The sequence of the model RefSeq protein was modified relative to this genomic sequence to represent the inferred CDS: inserted 2 bases in 1 codon) → METCDALHQAGALDTNTRKLIKSVLGQYTGLLKPGWNESKALSTMSRVVGQLLGKHRYAYNGMINILYVDDRGDEVKFLTALAHIIFQDGTVNWGRVASLTSFGTAMCQYLKDKGRDNCVELVGEEISAYLLTHHKEWLVEHNSWNGFVDFFPVADPESNXLMIFVGLAGIGAAMTLLVM, encoded by the exons ATGGAAACCTGTGATGCGCTTCACCAGGCCGGAGCCCTGGACACCAACACCAGGAAACTTATTAAATCCGTCCTAGGACAGTATACGGGACTTCTGAAACCTGGGTGGAACGAAAGCAAAGCTCTGTCGACAATGAGTAGAGTTGTTGGCCAATTGCTAGGGAAACACAGATACGCATACAATG GTATGATCAACATACTCTACGTGGATGACAGAGGGGATGAGGTGAAGTTTCTCACTGCACTAGCCCATATCATCTTCCAAGACGGGACCGTTAACTGGGGCCGTGTTGCCAGCCTGACATCTTTTGGGACTGCGATGTGTCAGTATTTGAAAGACAAGGGGAGAGACAACTGTGTGGAGTTGGTGGGAGAGGAGATATCGGCATACCTGCTCACTCACCACAAGGAGTGGCTAGTCGAACACAACTCCTGG AACGGGTTCGTGGACTTCTTTCCAGTAGCAGACCCCGAGTCCAA CCTCATGATTTTTGTCGGATTGGCTGGTATTGGGGCAGCAATGACCTTGTTGGTTATGTGA